In Edaphobacter dinghuensis, a genomic segment contains:
- a CDS encoding co-chaperone GroES — translation MSKSSFTPLHDRILVRRVEEGESIRGGIIIPDSAKEKPQQGEVISVGKGKSNDEGKVFPLDVKAGDSILFGKYSGTEIKLDGEEFLIMREEEVLGILKK, via the coding sequence CTGCACGACCGTATCCTGGTCCGCCGCGTCGAAGAGGGCGAAAGCATTCGTGGCGGCATCATCATTCCGGACTCCGCAAAAGAGAAGCCACAGCAGGGCGAAGTCATCTCCGTCGGCAAGGGCAAGTCGAACGATGAGGGCAAGGTGTTCCCGCTCGACGTGAAGGCTGGCGACAGCATCCTGTTCGGCAAGTACTCGGGCACGGAGATCAAGCTGGACGGCGAAGAGTTTCTGATCATGCGCGAAGAAGAAGTCCTCGGCATCCTCAAGAAGTAA